The region ctgtgtgcagagcaatgtactaagtgcttgggagagcgtacagtacaatagtgttggCATACATGTCCCTGCCCCTTAATGGTCAAACTAATGTACACAGAGGTGAAAGAATGCTGCGGGAATTATTGGTACTGGGACTAAATATTTCATTATTTATAGCAAATTAGTTTTTTAAATGCCTTTTACTAGTAGTGTACTTCCAATTCAGTGGatgaccttttttaaaaatgatcagGCCATAACTAGAtgttgaaagcagcgtggctcagtggaaagagcctgggctttggagtcagaggtcatgggtttgaatcccggctctgccacttatcagctgtgtgactttgggcaagtcacttcactgggcctcagttccctcatctgtaaaatggggattaagaccgtgagccccccgtgggacaacctgatcaccttgtaacctccccagcgcttagaacagtgctttgcacatagtaagcgcttaacaaataccattattattattattattattctaagcgctggggaggttacaaggtgatcaggttgtccccacagtcttcatccccattttacagatgaggtaacaggcacagagaagtgaagcgacttgcccaaagtcacacagctgccaattggcggagctgggatttgaacccatgacctctgactccaaagcccgggctctttccactgagccacgctgcttctccacgttaGGACTGCATATATCTTGGTTGTCCCTCGGAGTTAGCGGGGATGGAGGCAGAATTCCACCTTTCTAATAACCATGAATCTGAGGTACTAGAAGAGCTGCCAGTCTGATTATTCAGTACGAGGGAGTTGAACGCCCGAGACACGAGTACATGTTCATGTCCTTGTTTTCTGCTGCTGCTTTGTTTAAATTGAAACATTCACTTTAACCTGTCGGATACCGAGCGACTAAAACATAAACTCAGCTTTATTTTTTGACGTACAAATTCAGGTCAAAACTACAGAGAAACGAGAATCGAGACATCAGTGAAGTCATTGCGCTTGGCGTGCCCAATCCTCGCACATCCAACGAAGTCCAGTATGACCAGAGACTCTTCAACCAGACCAAGGTCAAGTATAGCACCGTCTTTTCTTAATAAGTTACGGTAGttaagcaagcactgttctaagcgctggagtagatggcaggtaatcaggttggacacagaccctgtcctcagggtcttaatcccacttctcagatgaggtaactgaggcactatgcCGCTGATTTATCAGTCACTGGGCAGACAGGCAAGAGAGGGGTTTGGGGAAGCATCGTGGTCCGGCGTAACCCCTCAGGTGAGGTACTAAGGGAGAAAATGGGTGGAAACGAGGAAACCTGGGAGATGCGCCTTTAGGACtttctggatttaaaaaaaaaaaaatttggttcCAAGACTCTGGAAGCACGTTTTAGAAACACCTCTCATTCCTATAAAATCCGGGCGAGAAGTACTCTCGATTTACCCTCCTCTGTGTGTAGAATCAGTGAAGTAATTAGCCCTTGGGACTTGGAAAAATTCGGAGGTGGGCCACGCTAACTACTGTCTGAACCGCACCCTGCCTAGCGTCAAATGCGCACCTCCCAGTAACCCCGACCATCCCTTCACAGGGCATGGACAGCGGGTTTGGCGGGGGCGAAGATGAAATTTATAACGTCTACGATCAAGCCTGGAGAAATAAAGACACGGCCCAGAGCATCTACCGACCCAGCAAAAATGTGGACAAAGACATGTACGGCGATGACCTAGAGGCCCGGATCAAAACCAACAGGTGACCAAACCGAATGACTCGAGTTGGCTTTCTTGTGCTCACGTTAAGGGGCGGCGGCTCATCCCCTCTTCCGTTGGCTTCCGTTCCAGGTTTGTTCCCGACAAAGAGTTTGCCGGCTCCGACCGCAGGCAGAGAGGCCGGGAGGGACCCGTGCAGTTTGAGGAAGACCCCTTTGGTCTGGACAAATTCTTGGAAGAAGCCAAACAGCACGGGGGGTCCAAGAGGCCCTCGGACAGCGGCCGCCCCAAAGAACACGATCACGAGGGCAAAAAACGAAGGAAGGAGTGAATGAGGTGAACCTCTCCTCTTCAGAGAAAAGAGAATGGACTGTTCTCCTCTTGGGGGGAGTTATGTAAATGGTCAGGGGCCAAACCCAACCTAGCAGGAGGCACCACCTAGTTTGACTTTTTCataaggggctgggggggagggaagggaggagttgaagtACTTTGAAGCGTTTGggttttttgcttttatttttaaaggggggggggggtagtgTGGGCTCTGTCCAAGCTTTTCCCGCCCTCACCGCTTGTTACCCATCATCTCGGGAGCACCATCGCTGTGACCTGGTGCGGCATCTAAAGACCTTCCTCTAATGGTAGCATTTGTGTGGGGCTACCCTTTTATGACCCAGCTGTTTGCGTGTACAGTTGCCCCCGTTCCCACTGAGGAACTAGGGGAATCTTCAAAGGATGAAATTCCCGCTGTGCCGGTAGAGTTTTCATTAGGAATGGGCAAGAAAACCTCTGCTTGGTACAGctgttttaaataaaaaaaaaaaaacacacggaAACAATGCTGAGATACTTATTTTACTGTTCAACCCCACGCCCAGTATGGGCTACACTTAGTAATCTCCCTGGTCCTTCTTCGGTAGGTTGGAGATAAACTTTCTGTTTTGTTGACGCTGAACGAAGAgctgaaatggaaattaaaaagaTTCAGGTGAGCggttagggaaaaaaaaatgctacgAAGTGTTGAAGCAGTTGAATCTAGCTAAACACCCTCCTCGTTTCATCGATTTTCTTTTAGGGAAGCAACTGCATTACTAATTGTGTTCACTTATATTAACCAAAGTAATCGCAGATAGAAGAGCTAGGAGTGCTTCTACTGCATCGTACAAAGGCCTTTAAACCACAATTCCTACCCCCATTCCCAGACCCCCCTGGCCATcatcttttttgttttgtcttttaagGAAGGTGGAGCCAAACAGGTAGGGTTTCGTTACCGTGTGATTTTAAAAACTTTGCCCCCAGGGGTTTGCAAGTCTGGTGGCAAATGTGCAAAGAGGCATTTGAGAATCACTCCATAAGCAAATACAACTGACCTCCCCGCACAAAAAGACATTCATCTCGTTCAAACCGAAAAATGGAATCAGGAAGGCGGTCTTACTTTAACTCCGTCAATCAGATGACTTTCGTGCTGTAAAGCACTCTGCAGTTCCTCTTCTGAAGAAAACCCAACCCAGCAAAAACCTTTGTGGAAGCCTGTCTCcttgttctgcacaaaatatttttttaaaaaaaaagttagggTGAACTAATAGAAGTAGGTGGGGAGGGATATAATGGGAAGCGGAGTGCTGATGAGCTACAAGGAAACACTCTCCCAGACCAGTGCCAGAGCAAAGAACATAGGGAGTGTCCAGCGACAGATATGCTACTTGTCAAAATGGTATATTGGAAACTGAGCACAGatccattagtcaatcagtgctgttgattgtttactgtgagcagagcactatactaagcccttgggggagagtacagtacaagagagttggcagacccgttccccgctcccgacgagcttacagtctagaggatatgggGAGCCCAAGGTGGGAGGAATATCTCCCTCGCCATGCTTAGGTTCCCTGTAAATGCAGGCTGCAGGGACTGACTGGCAGGTGCCGCAATCTCTCCGCCTcagggggagttggggggctctGTCTGACCTCACTGTGACCACTCAGGCCCCTCCTGCTTCAGCTTGAAGCATTATCTTTCCGATTAtcccgggaatcaatcaatcaatcaatcgtatttattgagcgcttactgtgtgcagagcactgtactgagccctcgggaagtacaagttggcaacatatagagacggtccctacccaccccatcccagtcctcctTTCCCGGAATTGCACCCCACCGCCTCCCCCACGCCCCACCCAACAACCCCAGCCAAATGCCTCCTGTGGAATCCCCACTCCCATCTTGGTCAAattccccttcacccccagccTCTTCCCGACCCAGGGACTGCTCCTTCttgccatcaccaaaaccagacTCTccccatagtccagtgctctgcgcacagtaagcgctcaataaatacgattgattgatctatcctcTATCAtctatccccccttctagactgtgagcccactgttgggtaaggaccgtctctatatgttgccaacctgtacttcccaagcgcttagtacagtgctgtgcacacagtaagcgctcaataaatacgattgaatgaatgaatcctcccaccACCCTCACCTGAGTAGAGCAGTACTctgcattgttgtactgtactcttcccaagcacttggtacggtgctgtgcacatagtaagcgctccataaaatactactgattgactactaagtgccgggagagaatacacagcaggtaattacctggtccctgtcccttgggaggGTTACaatctagactgtacacttgctgtgggcagggaatgtgtctgttacagtgcttcaaggccctactgagagctcacctcctccaggaggccttcccagactgaaccccctccttcctctccccctcctccccttctccatctcccccaccttacctccttcccttccccacagcacctgtatatatgtatttgtttgtacgtatttattactctatttattttacttgtgagcccactgttgggtagggactgtctctatatgttgccaacttgtatttcccaagcgcttagtacagtgctctgcacacagtaagtgctcaataaatacaattgattgattgatctattctattttattttaatatgttttgttttgttctctgtctcccccttctagactgtgagcccactgtcgggtagggactgtctctttatgttgccaacttgtacttcccaagcgctcagtacagtgctctgcacacagtaagcgctcaaataggactgattgattgctctgcacacagtaagccctgaatacaATTGATAAGAgttttaagtggggagaagggtaagccctcaataaatacgactgataagagtttaagtggggagaagggagagaaaaaactCTAAAACCTAACACAGAGAGACAAAATAGGCTCAGTTCTGGTAGCAATGGCACCTGGGTCATTATGCCCAAGAGGGcaatttacatcatcatcattatggtatttattaagtgcttcatatgtgccaggcactgttctaagcgctggggtggatacaagcaaatcggggggggacacagtccctgtcccatattgggctcacagtcttaatccccattttacagctgaggtaactgaggcacagagaagtgaactgacttgactaaggtcacactctggtgcaaagcactgttctaagcgctgggggggggggggtacaaggtagtcaaagttgtcccatgtggggctcagtcttaatccccattttccagatggggtaacagaggcccagagaaaaataatgttcccagactgagccccctttttcctctcctcctccccacctgctgtcgtaccctacctccttccccaccccacagcacttgtatatattcgtacagatttgtgactccatttattttacttgtacgtatctactactctattttgttaatgctctCTAAATGAAAGCAACCGGAGCTGCAAGCAccactgggattggaacccaggacctcctgcttactatttattttattttgttagtatgtttggttttgttctctgcctcccccttttagactgtgagcccactgttgggtagggaccgtctctatacgttgccaacttgtacttcccaagcgcttagtacagtgctctgcccacagtaagcgctcaataaatacgactgatgatgcttatactgtgagccctctaatGGACAAGACGGCCCACCGGGTATTAGAGACGCCCCGTGACACGCACACCTCAAGAAACAACTTCCTTTcggatacagcccaggcccgggagtcagaggggcctgggttccaatgctgCCTCGgccgctcgtctgccgtgtgacccggggcaagtcacttcacttctctgtgcctcagttacctcgtctgtaaaatggggattgagacggtgagccccacttgggacagggaccgtgtccaacttgattaggttgtacctacctcagagcttagtacagtcgatcaatcaatcaatcgtatttactgagcgcttactgtgtgcagagcactgtactaagcgcttgggaagtacaagttggcaacatatagagacagtccctacccaacagtgggctcacagtctaaaagagtccctggcacataataagcacttaaccataccattaaataaaaaagcaGGATGTCTATTACAAACACCATAGATCTTCTATTCAAAAATACCAGGTGGAGCCACTTTAAAACGACGACGTCCTTTTAGACAGCTCTCACTGTGGCCCACCGCCCCGTAATTCAGTCGGGATCTCAGACACTGGAAACAAAAGCATTCTGCTGAGGCTTTGGGAATCCGAACCGCGAGACTCACAAAAGGTAGGAGGCATCTGCGGACGTGGCCGAACTGGGAAAAGTGTTCTTTGATTTCGCCTGTGGAAGAGAAGCGTCCGTTTTAATATCTTCTGTAGCAGAGTTCCCCTTCGGGGCTGGAGGCAAAGCATTCTACCATATAAACTTCGTGTTACAACTAAATCCGACTCTCCGCTCGCTCTGGGTGGGGGGAATCGATCTCCCTACCTCGGAAATCAAAGccggagacttttttttttttaatggcatttattaagcgcttactatgtgcaaagcactgttctaagcagaagcATACCAGAGCTCTGGTATGCCTCATCTGAATTACGAGGCGGTGGGCCACAGTGAGAGCTGTCTAAAAGAATGTCGTTGTTTTAAAGCGGCTCCACCTGGTatttacataactattctattttatttagtagtatgtttggttttgtctcccccttttagactgtgagcccactgttgggtagggactgtctctagatgttgccaatttgtacttcccaggcgcttagtacagtgctctgcacacagtaagcgctcaataaatacgattgatgatgatgatttttgaatAGAAGATCTATGATGTTTGTAATAGAcatcctgctttttttttaatggtatggttaagtgcttattatgtgccagggactgtactaagctctgaggtggatacaacctaatcaagttggacatggtccctgtcccaagtggggctcacggtctcaatccccattttacagatgaggtaactgaggcagagcctCTGCtctggtatgagaagcagcgtggctcagtggaaagagcccgggctttggagtcagaggtcatgggttcaaatcctggctccgccaactgtcagctgtgtgactttgggcaagtcacttaacttctctgtgcctcagttacctcatctgtaaaatggggattaagactgtgagccccacgagggacaacctgatcaccttggaacctccccagcacttagaacagtgctttgcacatagtcagtgcttaataaatgccatcattaagcgctggggaggatacaagttgatcagattgtcctacgaggggctcatggttttaatccccattttacagatgaggtaactgaggcccagagaagtgaagtaagcccgttctttcctcttcctcgtccccctctccatcccatcttacctccttcccttccccacagcacctgtatatatgtatatatgtttgtacagatttattactctattcatttatttattttacttgtacatatctattctatttattttattttgttagtatgtttggttttgttctctgtctcccccttctaggctgtgagcccactgttgggtagggaccgtctctatatgttgccaacttgtacttcccaagcgcttagtactgtgctctgcacacagtaggcgctcaataaatgattgattgatttgacttgcccagagtcacacagctgacaagcggcggagcagggatttgaacccatgacctcggactccaaagcccaggctctttccactgagccacgagacggtccctacccaacaacgggctcacagtctagaagggggagacagactaagacaaaacacgtagacgggtgtcttcccccccgccttacctccttcccttccccacagcacctgtatatatgtttgcatgtatttattactctatttattgatttattttacttgtacatatttattctatttattttatttggttaatatgtttggttttgttctctgtcttccccttctagactgtgagcccactgttgggtagggactgtctctatatgttgccaacttgtacctcccaagcgcttagtacagtgctctgcacacagtaagcgctcaataaatacgattgattgattgccaaaaccgtcagaacaaacagaattataattcCATGCACAGCatcaacaaaatagagtagtagatatgtacaagtaaaataaatggagtcataaatctgtacaaatatatacaagcgctgtggggaggggaaggaggtagggcaggggggtggggaggaggagaggaaaaagggggctcagtctgggaaggcctcctggaggaggtgagctctcgggaactgagaagtgaagggacaggCCCACCCACCCCGCCAcgtcctactcattcattcattcatgagaaacagtgtggctcagtggaaagagcccgggcttaggagtcagaggtcatgggttcgaatcccggctccgccgcttgtcagctgtgtgactttgggcaagtcacttcacttctctgttcctcagttccctcatctgtaaggtggggattaagactgtgagccccacgtgggacaaccttgattaccttgtatcccccctcagcacttagaacagtgcttggcacatagtaagcacttaacaaataccaccatgattattctatgggtctctgttacctcatctggaaaatggggattaagactgtgagccccacgtgggacaaccttgattaccctgtatcccccccccccccccccccgccagcgcttagaaaagtgcttggcacatagtgagtgcttaacaaataccaacattattattctctgggcctctgttacctcatctgtaaaatggggattaagactgtgagccccacgtgggacaaccttgattaccctgtatcccccccccccgccccccgccagtgcttagaacagtgcttggcacatagtgagcgcttaacaaataccaacattattattctctgggcctctgttacctcatctggaaaatggggattaagactgtgagccccacgtgggacaaccttgattaccttgtatccccacccccacccctagtgcttagaacagtgcttggcacatagtaagcccttaacaaataccaacattaataataataataataataatggcatttattaagcgcttactatgtacaaagcactgttctaagcactggggagtttaaaaggtgatcaggttgtcccacggggggctcacagtcttaatccccattttacagatgagggaaccgaggcccagagaagtgaagtgacttgcccaaagtcacacagctgacaagcggcggagccaggattcaaacccataacctctgactccaaagcccgggctctttccactgagccacactgcttccccatctgtaaaatggggattaagactgtgagccccacgtgggacaaccttgactaccttgtatcccccccaccccactcccctggcacttagaacagtgcttggcacatagtaagcgcttaaataccaacattattattctctgggcctctgttacctcatctggaaaatggggattaagactgtgagccccacgtgggacaacctgattaccctgtaacctcccgagcgcttagaacagcattttgcacatagtaagtgcttaataaacgccaccattattattattattcattcaatcgtacttattgggcgtttactgggtgcagagcactgtactaagcgcttgggaagtacaagtcggcaacataataataataatgttggcatttaagcgcttactctgtgcaaagcactgttctgagcgctggggggggatacaaggtgatcaggttgtcgcacgtggggctcacagtcttaatccccattttacagatgaggtaatcgaggctcagagaagcgaagtgacttgcccaaggtcacacagcagacatgtggcggagccaggattcgaacccatgatctctgactccaaagcccgggctttttccactgagccacgctgcttaagtcggcaacataataataatgttggcatttgttaagtgcttactctgtgcaaagcactgttctaagcgctggggggatacatggtaatcaggttgtcgcacgtggggctcacagtcctaatccccattttacagatgaggtaactgaggctcagagaaatgaagtgacttgcacaaggtcacacagcagacatggggcagggctgggattggaacccatgacctctgactccaaagcccgggctttttccactgagccacgctgctgaagtcggcaacataataataataatgttggcatttgttaagcgcttactctgtgcaaagcactgttctaagcgctggggggatacatggtaatcaggttgtctgtcaatcaatcaaccgtatttactgagcatttactgtgtgcagagcactgtactaagcgcttgggaagtccaagttggcaacacatagagacggtcccaacccaacaatgggctcacagtctaggaaggggagagccgcacgtggggctcagtcttaatccccattttacagatgaggtcactgaggctcagagaagcgaagtgactttcccaaggtcacgtagcagacatgtggtggagccgggattcgaacctatgacctctgactccaaagcccgggctctttccactgagccacgctgctactcatagtggatcaatcaatcaatcaatcgtatttattgcgcgcttactgtgtgcagagcactgtaccaagcgcttgggaagtacaagtcggcaacacatggagacggtccctacccaacagcgggctcacagtctagaagggggagacggagaacaaaaccagacatactaacaaaataaaataaatagaatagacatgtacaagataaataaatcaataaatacagtaataaatatcatcatcaatcgtatttattgagcgcttactgtgtgcagagcactgtactaagcgcttgggaagtccaagttggcgacatctagagacggtccctacccaacagtgggctcacagtctaaaagggggagacagacaacaaaaccaaacatgctaacaaaataaaataaatagaatagacatgtacaaggtaaataaatcaatagagtaataaatatcatcatcatcaatcgtatttagcgcttactgtgtgcagagcactgtattaagcgcttgggaagtacaagcagcgtggctcagtggaaagagcccgggctttggagtcagaggtcatgggttcgaatcccaactctgccacatgtccgctgtgtgatcttgggcaagtcacttaacttctctgggcctcagttccctcatctgtaaaaatggggattaagactgtgagccccacctgggacaacctgatcagcctgtatcctccccagcgcttagaagagtgctttgcacagagtaagcgcttaacaaatgccaattattattattattattattattattattattacaagttggcaacatctagagacggtccctacccaacagtgggctcacagtctaaaagggggagacggagaacaaaaccaaacatactaacaaaataaaatagaatatcatcatcatcatcaatcatatttattgagcgcttactatgtgcagagcactgtgctaagcgtttgggaagtacaaatgggcaacatatagagacagttcctacccaacagtgtgctcacagtctaaaaggggaagacagagaacaaaaccaaacatactaacaaaataaaataaatagaatagatatgtacgagtaaaataaataaataaataaatagagtaataaatatgtaccaacatatatacatatatacaggtgctgtggggaaggaggtaagaagggggggatggagagggggacgagggggagaggaaggaaggggctcagtctgggaaggcctcctagtctgggaaggcctcctaatagatatagatatgtacaagataaataaatagagtaataaatctgtacaaacatgtatacatatatacaggtgctgtacaagtaaaataaataaatagagtaataaatctgtacaaacacatatacatgtatacaggtgctgtacaagtaaaataaatagagtaataaatctgtacaaacatatatacaggtgctgtacaagtaaaataaataaatagaggaataaatctgtacaaacacatatacaggtgctgtggggaagggaaggaggtaagatggagaggggcatgagggggaaaggaaggaaggggctcagtgtgggaaggcctcctagtctgggaaggcctcctaatagatatagatatgtacaagataaataaatagagtaataaatctgtacaaacatgtatacatatatacaggtgctgtacaagtaaaataaataaatagagta is a window of Tachyglossus aculeatus isolate mTacAcu1 chromosome 1, mTacAcu1.pri, whole genome shotgun sequence DNA encoding:
- the LOC119942227 gene encoding SRA stem-loop-interacting RNA-binding protein, mitochondrial produces the protein MAATAALAVASRTSLGLRGAVLFVTRVPWTAATGEIKEHFSQFGHVRRCLLPFNKETGFHKGFCWVGFSSEEELQSALQHESHLIDGVKLFVQRQQNRKFISNLPKKDQGDY